CGGTGGCAGGCGATCCGGAGCGTCATCCTGCCGCAGGCCCTCCGCCGGGCGATCCCGGGCCTTTCAAACGAGTTCATCTACCTCATCAAGTACTCGTCCCTCGCGTACATGCTCACGGTGATCGAGCTCTCCGGGGCGGGAAAACTGGTGGCGACGAAGTACTTCCTCTACACGGAGTCGTTTGCGGTGGTCGGGGTCGTCTACCTCGTCCTGGTGACGATCACGACTGCGGCGGTCCATCTCCTCGAGAAGCGGCTGGCGGTTCCCGGGACGGCCCGGGCGACCACCGCGGCTCAACTCTAAATTTTTCATGCAGATACTTTCGCTCGCGCCTTTGCGCGAGATTTCATCACGGCTATATTTCACCACTGCTATAGTCTCACGCGAAGCCGCGAAGAACGCGAAATGCAACGGTTCGTTAGAACCGGGGCATGAGCACCGTCAGGTGGCTGCGCCGAGATCCCCGGACATGATGGGGCGGGGACGGAGCGGGGGCCGCCCTTACCGCCGGTGCAGGTGCCGGTGGTGGATGTCGGGCTGGTGCGGGTGCTCGTGGACGATCCCGGCGTGCGCGTGGGGGTGGGAGTGCTCGCCGGTCCCGTTGAGCGTGGGGTCGCCGGGTTCGTGGGCGTGGTCGTGATGGAGGTCGTCGTGGCGGTGGCGGTGCTCGTGGACGGTCGCCTCATGCCGGTGGTGGTGGGAGTGCTCCTCGGTGACGAGGAGCCAGGCACCGAGGGCCATGACGGGCAGCGCGACGTAGAACCCTTCCGCCGGGACCTCGGCAAAGAGCAGGAGCGAGAAGAAGACGCCGAAGAACGGGGAGACGGCGAGGAGCGAGCCCGCCCGCGCGGCACCGATGCCACGGAGAGCGAGGAGGAAGAGGATGCTCGTCAAGCCCCCGTAGCAGAGGAACCCGATCGCCATGGCGGCTATGGCCGTGGGCGGGTCCGGAAGGTGCTCCCCGGCGGCGAACGCGAGGAGGAGGACGACGGTGCCGGACCCGATCCCCTTCACGGAGATGACCCGGAGGGGGTCCCTCGCCGAGAGCCGCTGCCCCAGGTTGTTGTCGACGGCCCAGAAGAGGCAGGTGAGCAGGATGCCGAGCGCTGCAAGGGAGAGCCCGATC
This portion of the Methanoculleus caldifontis genome encodes:
- a CDS encoding DMT family transporter, producing MFSQYRTPVLCALVTAVLIGGSAPFTKLLIGGAGPLALAALVSLGSGSGALLFSLAGVFSGTRRNHVEAPLARSDLPWLIGVTLFGGLLAPVTLILSLPATPAATAALLLNFEAVATTLIAAAVFGEWVSRRIWVALGCITAACIVLTQDPSGGIGLSLAALGILLTCLFWAVDNNLGQRLSARDPLRVISVKGIGSGTVVLLLAFAAGEHLPDPPTAIAAMAIGFLCYGGLTSILFLLALRGIGAARAGSLLAVSPFFGVFFSLLLFAEVPAEGFYVALPVMALGAWLLVTEEHSHHHRHEATVHEHRHRHDDLHHDHAHEPGDPTLNGTGEHSHPHAHAGIVHEHPHQPDIHHRHLHRR